The Prosthecobacter fusiformis sequence GCAGAGATGCCCGGCAGCCAGTCGGAGGTGGAAAGACGCTATCAGCATGAGCACTTTCAGTCCCATGAAACCCCCGAACAAATTTTCGGCCGCAAATGGACCCTGACGCTTCTTGGTTCCGCCCTCAACCGCGTGGGTGAGCTTTACAAGGCCCGGGGGAAAGAGAACCTTTTCAAAATCTTGCGCCCTGTCCTTATGGATGCTGGCAGCCTGAGGGGTGAAAACGGCCCGCGAATGGCACAGGAAGCCGGGATGGCGTATGGGGCCTTTCGCACAGCGCTCATGCGCATGCTGGCGGATTACCAGGAGGCGCTGCTCCAGGAGATTCTTCACACGGTGGAGGACCCTGCTGCCGCCGCCGAGGAGCTGGCCCAGCTTCGCCAGAGTGTTTCATGACAGCAACTTT is a genomic window containing:
- a CDS encoding RNA polymerase sigma factor, giving the protein MSETSTESHLPATQWTLIAQLRHGTELEAQRALDELILQYRYPLYCYLRRRGYSHHDADDILQDFLMKLLRNESFAAADATKGRLRCMLQVSLDRFVINWERQHQHRRREVNLEAEMPGSQSEVERRYQHEHFQSHETPEQIFGRKWTLTLLGSALNRVGELYKARGKENLFKILRPVLMDAGSLRGENGPRMAQEAGMAYGAFRTALMRMLADYQEALLQEILHTVEDPAAAAEELAQLRQSVS